From a single Arthrobacter sp. SLBN-112 genomic region:
- a CDS encoding FUSC family protein, whose product MAGLSAAFAAQRLQLAAKAALAAGLAFAIAPLMPGAASHYAYYAPLGALVAMYHNVAGSVRQGAQALAGLAMGIGLAFILVSIAEPSPLTVALFMGIGVLLGGLPGIGSGSDWIPTAALLVLLVGGSNADDFSFGYLVQMGAGVAVGIAVNFLIFPPLHFDAAASSLNELRVALGRQLTDMGAAITEEWPPKHEDWSRRSDELASAASSVRHLVKEADASRRANPRRKLHPRDVDKDYRDLRELERVTFHIQDMTDVLSDVIWESDLPYEIPLQDSEPLSAAITATGELLASYSEADEQTQKQRFDAAEKAVEACMAAAAGRESTEGTVPASESVLLSLHRILRAVRPQD is encoded by the coding sequence GTGGCGGGGCTTTCCGCTGCCTTTGCGGCGCAGCGGCTGCAGTTGGCTGCCAAGGCGGCGCTTGCCGCGGGCCTTGCGTTCGCCATCGCGCCCCTTATGCCGGGTGCGGCCTCGCATTACGCGTACTATGCGCCGCTGGGCGCCCTGGTGGCCATGTACCACAACGTCGCCGGCTCGGTGCGGCAGGGGGCGCAGGCACTCGCGGGGTTGGCGATGGGAATCGGCCTCGCCTTCATCCTGGTCAGCATTGCCGAGCCCTCCCCGTTGACGGTGGCACTCTTCATGGGGATCGGTGTGCTGCTGGGCGGCTTACCGGGTATCGGTTCGGGCAGCGATTGGATTCCGACGGCGGCCCTGCTGGTCCTGCTCGTAGGCGGCAGTAACGCGGACGATTTCTCGTTCGGATACCTGGTCCAGATGGGTGCCGGCGTGGCCGTGGGCATCGCTGTAAACTTCCTCATCTTTCCGCCACTTCACTTTGATGCAGCGGCTTCAAGCCTGAACGAACTGCGCGTTGCCCTTGGGCGGCAGCTGACCGACATGGGGGCGGCAATAACAGAGGAATGGCCGCCCAAACACGAGGACTGGTCGCGGCGGTCGGACGAGCTGGCCTCGGCCGCAAGCTCGGTGCGGCACCTGGTCAAGGAAGCCGACGCCAGCCGCCGCGCGAACCCAAGGCGGAAGCTGCACCCCAGGGACGTTGACAAGGACTACCGCGACCTGCGCGAACTTGAACGGGTGACCTTCCACATCCAGGACATGACGGACGTGCTCTCCGACGTCATCTGGGAAAGCGACCTACCGTACGAAATCCCGCTGCAGGACAGTGAACCGCTTTCAGCTGCCATCACGGCAACCGGAGAGCTCCTGGCCTCCTATAGCGAGGCTGACGAACAGACCCAGAAACAGCGGTTCGATGCCGCGGAAAAAGCAGTGGAAGCCTGCATGGCAGCCGCAGCGGGCAGGGAATCGACCGAGGGGACCGTTCCGGCCTCCGAGTCGGTCCTCCTCAGCCTCCACCGCATCCTGCGGGCTGTCCGCCCGCAGGACTAG